A single Micromonospora luteifusca DNA region contains:
- a CDS encoding NAD+ synthase: MPTLRLALSQVNPSVGDLAGNADLVRSWTRQAADAGAQLVLFPEMMLTGYPVEDLVFRRSFVAASRAALERLAADLAADGLGELPVVVGYLDADGPPQVSGDAEPGRGARNAAALLHRGVVAARYFKHHLPNYGVFDEDRYFISGDALTVVRIGGVDVALTICEDLWQAGGPFAAARRAGVGLVVNINGSPYELNKDDIRLPLVRRRAAEAGAAIAYVNMTGGQDELVFEGDSMIVSADGELLTRAPQFVEHLLVHDIELPAAATPPTTETLADDMRIVHSTLDGIPPTPSGPAVTGGLIEPVADEAEVWQALVLGLRDYVNKNRFPSVVLGLSGGIDSAVVAALAVDALGPDRVVGVSLPSQHSSEHSREDAADLAKRTGLDYRVEPIQPMVDGFLANLSLSGLAVENLQARVRGVILMALSNQEGHLVLTTGNKSELAVGYSTLYGDSVGGFNPVKDVWKTLIWRLAKWRNKDAIRRGETAPIPENSIGKPPSAELSPGQLDSDSLPEYDVLDPILIGYVDGDLGRDGLVESGHDPAVVDKVLRLVDTAEYKRRQSAPGTKISMKAFGRDRRLPITNRWREHG; the protein is encoded by the coding sequence ATGCCCACCCTGCGTCTCGCCCTGTCCCAGGTCAACCCGAGCGTCGGCGACCTCGCCGGAAATGCCGACCTGGTCCGCAGCTGGACTCGCCAGGCTGCCGATGCCGGTGCCCAGCTGGTGCTCTTCCCGGAAATGATGCTCACCGGTTACCCGGTCGAGGATCTGGTCTTCCGGCGCTCCTTCGTGGCCGCGTCCCGGGCCGCCCTGGAACGGCTCGCGGCCGACCTCGCCGCCGACGGCCTCGGCGAGCTGCCGGTGGTGGTCGGTTACCTGGACGCCGACGGCCCGCCGCAGGTCAGCGGGGACGCGGAGCCCGGCCGGGGCGCCCGCAACGCCGCCGCGCTGCTGCACCGGGGTGTGGTGGCCGCCCGCTACTTCAAGCACCACCTGCCCAACTACGGCGTCTTCGACGAGGACCGGTACTTCATCTCCGGTGACGCGCTGACGGTGGTGCGGATCGGCGGCGTGGACGTCGCGCTGACCATCTGCGAGGACCTGTGGCAGGCCGGCGGTCCGTTCGCCGCCGCCCGGAGGGCCGGCGTCGGCCTGGTGGTCAACATCAACGGCTCGCCGTACGAGCTGAACAAGGACGACATCCGGCTGCCGCTGGTCCGCCGCCGGGCCGCCGAGGCGGGTGCCGCCATCGCGTACGTCAACATGACCGGCGGCCAGGACGAGCTGGTCTTCGAGGGCGACTCGATGATCGTGAGCGCCGACGGTGAGCTGCTCACCCGGGCCCCGCAGTTCGTCGAGCACCTGCTCGTGCACGACATCGAACTGCCGGCCGCCGCCACCCCGCCGACCACCGAGACGCTGGCGGACGACATGCGGATCGTGCACAGCACCTTGGACGGCATTCCGCCGACGCCGTCCGGCCCGGCCGTCACCGGCGGGCTGATCGAGCCGGTGGCCGACGAGGCCGAGGTGTGGCAGGCGCTGGTGCTGGGCCTGCGCGACTACGTCAACAAGAACCGTTTCCCCTCGGTGGTGCTCGGTCTCTCCGGCGGCATCGACTCGGCGGTGGTGGCCGCGCTCGCCGTCGACGCGCTGGGACCGGACCGGGTGGTCGGGGTGTCGCTGCCCAGCCAGCACTCCTCCGAGCATTCCCGGGAGGACGCGGCCGATCTGGCCAAGCGCACCGGCCTGGACTACCGCGTCGAGCCCATCCAGCCGATGGTGGACGGCTTCCTGGCCAACCTGTCGCTGTCCGGGCTCGCCGTGGAGAACCTCCAGGCCCGGGTTCGCGGCGTGATCCTGATGGCGCTGTCGAACCAGGAGGGCCACCTGGTGTTGACCACCGGCAACAAGAGCGAACTGGCGGTCGGCTACTCCACCCTGTACGGCGACTCGGTGGGTGGCTTCAACCCGGTCAAGGACGTCTGGAAGACGCTGATCTGGCGGCTCGCGAAGTGGCGCAACAAGGACGCGATCCGGCGCGGTGAGACCGCCCCGATCCCGGAGAACTCGATCGGCAAGCCGCCGAGCGCCGAGCTGAGCCCGGGCCAACTCGACAGCGACAGCCTGCCCGAGTACGACGTCCTGGACCCGATCCTGATCGGCTACGTCGACGGCGACCTCGGCCGCGACGGGCTGGTCGAGTCGGGTCACGACCCGGCGGTGGTGGACAAGGTGCTGCGGCTGGTGGATACCGCCGAGTACAAGCGACGGCAGTCGGCGCCGGGCACGAAGATCTCCATGAAGGCGTTCGGCCGGGACCGCCGTCTGCCCATCACCAACCGGTGGCGCGAGCACGGCTGA
- the panB gene encoding 3-methyl-2-oxobutanoate hydroxymethyltransferase, with the protein MVESTPNEVTALYGGPATRRVRTRDLLAAKERGERWPMLTSYDQYTASIFDQAGVPVLLVGDSAANNVFGYETTLPVTADELLPLVRAVVRATRQALVVGDLPFGSYEEGPAQALRTAVRFMKEGGCHAVKLEGGRRCAAQIAAIVGAGIPVMAHIGFTPQSEHTLGGYRVQGRGDTADEVLADARAVTEAGAFAVVLEMVPGEVAKRITHELPIPTVGIGAGPDTDAQVLVWQDMAGLRTGKAPRFVKRYADLAGALTDATRRFADEVRGGEFPTAEHTF; encoded by the coding sequence ATGGTGGAGTCCACTCCGAACGAGGTGACCGCGCTGTACGGCGGACCGGCCACCCGTCGGGTCCGCACCCGCGACCTGCTCGCCGCCAAGGAGCGCGGCGAACGGTGGCCGATGCTCACCTCGTACGACCAGTACACGGCGTCGATCTTCGACCAGGCCGGTGTCCCGGTGCTGCTGGTCGGCGACTCGGCCGCGAACAACGTCTTCGGCTACGAGACGACCCTGCCGGTCACCGCCGACGAACTGCTTCCGCTGGTGCGGGCCGTGGTGCGGGCGACCCGGCAGGCACTGGTCGTCGGTGACCTGCCGTTCGGCTCGTACGAGGAGGGCCCGGCCCAGGCGCTGCGCACCGCCGTCCGGTTCATGAAGGAAGGTGGCTGCCACGCGGTGAAACTGGAGGGTGGTCGCCGCTGTGCCGCGCAGATCGCCGCGATCGTCGGTGCTGGCATTCCGGTGATGGCGCACATCGGCTTCACCCCGCAGAGCGAGCACACCCTGGGCGGCTACCGCGTGCAGGGCCGGGGCGACACCGCCGACGAGGTGCTCGCCGACGCACGGGCGGTGACGGAGGCGGGTGCGTTCGCGGTGGTGCTGGAAATGGTGCCCGGCGAGGTCGCCAAGCGGATCACCCACGAACTGCCGATCCCCACGGTCGGCATCGGCGCCGGCCCGGACACCGATGCGCAGGTGCTGGTCTGGCAGGACATGGCCGGACTGCGCACCGGCAAGGCACCGCGCTTCGTCAAGCGGTACGCGGACCTGGCTGGCGCTCTCACCGACGCCACCCGCCGTTTCGCCGACGAGGTTCGCGGCGGCGAGTTCCCCACCGCCGAGCACACCTTCTAG
- the npdG gene encoding NADPH-dependent F420 reductase encodes MAYDASTLPDVSGLTVGIIGGTGDQGRGLAYRFARAGQTVLIGSRSAERAAESAAEIAALPGIPTGGSVTGAANDEVARRSDVVIIAVPWDGHAATVAALAEPLAGRIVIDCVNPLGFDKQGPYALTVAEGSAVQQAAALLPDSRVCAAFNHVSAPLLADPEIDRIDLDVLICTEDRELVDIVGALAARIPGMRGIYAGRLRNAHQIEAFTANLIAINKRYKAHAGIRVTDI; translated from the coding sequence ATGGCATACGACGCGAGCACGCTGCCCGACGTGTCCGGGCTGACGGTCGGCATCATCGGTGGTACCGGCGACCAGGGGCGTGGTCTCGCCTACCGGTTCGCGCGGGCCGGGCAGACGGTGCTGATCGGCTCCCGGTCCGCCGAGCGGGCCGCCGAGTCCGCAGCTGAGATCGCCGCCCTGCCCGGGATCCCGACCGGCGGCAGCGTCACCGGTGCGGCCAACGACGAGGTGGCGCGCCGTAGCGACGTGGTGATCATCGCGGTGCCGTGGGACGGGCACGCCGCCACCGTCGCCGCCCTCGCCGAGCCGCTCGCCGGCCGCATCGTCATCGACTGCGTCAACCCGCTCGGCTTCGACAAGCAGGGCCCGTACGCGTTGACCGTCGCCGAAGGCAGCGCCGTGCAGCAGGCCGCCGCGTTGCTGCCCGACTCCCGGGTCTGCGCGGCGTTCAACCACGTCAGTGCCCCGCTGCTGGCCGACCCGGAGATCGACCGGATCGACCTGGACGTGCTGATCTGCACCGAGGACCGCGAGTTGGTCGACATCGTCGGCGCGCTCGCCGCCCGGATCCCCGGGATGCGCGGCATCTACGCCGGCCGGCTGCGCAACGCCCACCAGATCGAGGCGTTCACCGCCAACCTGATCGCCATCAACAAGCGCTACAAGGCACACGCCGGCATCCGCGTCACCGACATCTGA
- a CDS encoding RNB domain-containing ribonuclease translates to MVIRRVLAPRIDFGALRRELGLPEEFPTDAQREADEAAAAPPRPPVDRTDVPFVTVDPATSRDLDQAMHLARRPGGGYRVRYAIADVAAHVTPGGALEAETWRRGQTIYLPDGNVPLHPRSLSEGAASLLPDDDRAAVIWTIDLDADGGTVAVELERAMVRSRAKLDYTGVQAAADAGRLPDPIALLPEIGDRLTARGLRRGAINLPLPEQDLEPDGEGWRLVLRAPAPMEEHNAQISLLTGMAAADIMLAGRVGVLRTMPAPKPEAVQRLRAAAAPLGVHWPDGAHAGQVIANLDAAQPRAAAFIDQAAELMRGAAYTAFDGTPPEHPEHGGVAAAYAHVTAPLRRLADRYATEVCLALHAGRPVPDWAHAALPRLPEVMASTDRTASAAARGAVELAEAVLLADRVGETFDAAVLDVDAPPNGRSRPRPPGGTVALDAPPVRGRCLGQLPLGERVRVRLVTADPAARTVLFELA, encoded by the coding sequence GTGGTCATCCGACGCGTACTCGCGCCCCGCATCGACTTCGGCGCGCTGCGCCGCGAACTCGGCCTGCCCGAGGAGTTTCCAACCGACGCTCAGCGTGAGGCCGACGAGGCCGCCGCCGCACCGCCCCGGCCGCCCGTCGACCGCACCGACGTACCGTTCGTCACGGTCGATCCGGCCACCTCCCGCGACCTGGACCAGGCGATGCACCTCGCCCGCCGCCCCGGTGGCGGCTACCGGGTGCGGTACGCGATCGCCGACGTCGCCGCGCACGTCACCCCGGGCGGCGCCTTGGAGGCGGAGACCTGGCGGCGAGGGCAGACCATCTACCTGCCCGATGGGAACGTGCCGCTGCATCCCCGATCCCTCAGCGAGGGCGCCGCCAGCCTGCTGCCCGACGACGACCGGGCCGCGGTGATCTGGACCATCGACCTGGACGCCGACGGCGGCACAGTGGCCGTGGAGCTGGAACGCGCGATGGTCCGCAGCCGGGCCAAACTCGACTACACCGGGGTGCAGGCCGCAGCCGACGCCGGTCGACTACCCGACCCGATCGCGCTGCTGCCCGAGATCGGCGACCGACTCACGGCCCGAGGGCTGCGACGCGGCGCCATCAACCTTCCGCTGCCCGAGCAGGATCTGGAGCCCGACGGTGAGGGCTGGCGGCTGGTCCTGCGCGCGCCAGCGCCGATGGAGGAGCACAACGCCCAGATCTCCCTGCTGACCGGGATGGCCGCCGCCGACATCATGCTGGCCGGCCGGGTCGGCGTGCTGCGTACCATGCCAGCGCCGAAACCGGAGGCGGTGCAGCGGCTACGGGCCGCCGCCGCGCCGCTGGGCGTGCACTGGCCGGACGGCGCCCACGCGGGTCAGGTGATCGCCAACCTGGACGCAGCCCAGCCCCGCGCCGCCGCGTTCATCGACCAGGCAGCCGAGCTGATGCGCGGAGCCGCGTACACCGCATTCGACGGGACACCGCCGGAGCACCCGGAGCACGGCGGTGTGGCAGCCGCGTACGCCCACGTCACGGCGCCGCTGCGGCGCCTGGCCGACCGGTACGCCACAGAGGTCTGCCTGGCCCTGCACGCGGGCCGGCCGGTGCCCGACTGGGCCCACGCCGCGCTGCCCCGGCTGCCCGAGGTGATGGCGAGCACCGACCGGACCGCCTCAGCGGCCGCCCGGGGTGCCGTCGAGCTGGCCGAGGCGGTGCTGCTGGCGGACCGGGTGGGCGAGACCTTCGACGCGGCCGTGCTGGACGTCGACGCCCCGCCCAACGGCCGGTCCCGGCCCCGACCCCCCGGCGGCACGGTGGCGTTGGACGCCCCACCGGTACGCGGCCGATGCCTCGGCCAACTGCCGCTCGGCGAACGGGTCCGGGTCCGACTCGTCACCGCCGACCCGGCGGCCCGCACAGTCCTGTTCGAGCTGGCCTGA
- a CDS encoding histone, with protein sequence MAEAQQATTRPAARRTTAKKTAAAERNTAASRTTPVRKSTAGATAAKAPARKAAGGAGRAPATKTTTAAKKAPAKKATTKATTKASTAAKKAPAKTSTAARKTTATAKRTPASAARKTTAAAKKTTGTAKKTVSAAKKTATSAAKKTTAAAKAPARKTTTAAKAPARKTATAAKATARKTATKSSAVRKTAVKKTVAAKTAAKKAPATKTASTRPSGGARKAPAKTAPAAKVTGTSSTTARKAAAKKAPAKKTVAAKAPARKVTVRKSPARPVAARATTPRGTRSTVRKATG encoded by the coding sequence ATGGCCGAAGCACAGCAGGCCACCACCCGCCCGGCCGCCCGACGCACCACCGCGAAGAAGACCGCCGCCGCGGAGCGGAACACGGCGGCGAGCCGGACCACCCCCGTCCGCAAGTCCACGGCGGGCGCGACGGCGGCGAAGGCCCCGGCCCGGAAGGCTGCCGGCGGCGCGGGACGCGCCCCGGCGACGAAGACCACCACGGCGGCCAAGAAGGCCCCCGCGAAGAAGGCCACCACCAAGGCCACCACGAAGGCGTCCACCGCGGCCAAGAAGGCACCGGCGAAGACCTCGACCGCCGCCCGCAAGACGACCGCCACCGCCAAGCGGACCCCGGCGTCGGCGGCGAGGAAGACCACCGCCGCCGCGAAGAAGACCACCGGTACGGCGAAGAAGACGGTGAGCGCGGCCAAGAAGACCGCGACCTCGGCGGCGAAGAAGACCACCGCAGCGGCGAAGGCACCAGCGCGCAAGACCACGACCGCGGCGAAGGCACCGGCGCGTAAGACCGCGACCGCGGCGAAGGCGACAGCGCGTAAGACCGCGACCAAGTCCTCCGCCGTCAGGAAGACAGCGGTGAAGAAGACGGTCGCTGCGAAGACGGCCGCCAAGAAGGCGCCCGCGACGAAGACCGCGTCCACCCGCCCCAGCGGTGGCGCCCGCAAGGCACCGGCGAAGACGGCCCCGGCCGCGAAGGTGACGGGCACCTCCTCGACCACCGCGCGCAAGGCGGCGGCGAAGAAGGCACCGGCGAAGAAGACCGTCGCGGCCAAAGCGCCGGCCCGCAAGGTGACCGTCCGTAAGTCGCCGGCCCGCCCGGTGGCCGCACGGGCCACCACCCCCCGGGGTACGCGCAGCACCGTCCGGAAGGCCACTGGCTGA
- a CDS encoding NUDIX hydrolase encodes MAVPEYIVGMRKHVGHDLLWLPSVSAVVRNDAGELLLGQRADDGRWSVISGFVEPGEQPATALVREVREETGLDVAPVRMSSAVSHPHTYPNGDQCEYLNLGFLCRLVSGTARVNDDESLAVRWFSLDRLPQLDKHALLVLAYALRENQLAGYLEPGTTWDDVPD; translated from the coding sequence ATGGCCGTACCGGAATACATCGTGGGAATGCGCAAGCACGTCGGCCACGATCTGCTCTGGCTGCCCAGCGTCAGCGCGGTGGTCCGCAACGACGCCGGGGAGCTGCTGCTCGGTCAGCGTGCCGACGACGGGCGCTGGTCGGTGATCAGCGGCTTCGTCGAGCCGGGCGAGCAGCCGGCCACCGCGCTGGTCCGCGAGGTGCGGGAGGAGACGGGTCTGGACGTGGCGCCGGTGCGGATGTCCAGCGCCGTCTCGCACCCGCACACGTACCCCAACGGGGACCAGTGCGAATACCTGAACCTGGGTTTCCTGTGCCGACTGGTGTCCGGCACCGCCCGGGTCAACGACGACGAGTCGTTGGCCGTGCGGTGGTTCTCGTTGGACCGGCTGCCCCAGTTGGACAAGCACGCTCTGCTGGTCCTCGCGTACGCGTTGCGCGAGAACCAGTTGGCCGGTTACCTGGAGCCGGGCACGACGTGGGACGACGTGCCCGACTGA